Below is a genomic region from Campylobacterota bacterium.
TGGTTTTGGCTTGAGCGTTCAGCCCTCTTGATGAAAGAAAAGATTGGAATAACCAGTCTTCAAAACCCATGATGGTGCTAAAGGTTCCGGTTTTTTTTCGACAATACATTTCAAGGTCAAGTGCAATGCCGGAGATGGGTATACTATTGTTTACATCGGCTTTTCTATAGTTTTGTAAGAATTTGGTGAGCGGTATTTTTACTTCATTATTCCAAAATGTTGGGTCAACTGGGCTTGGGATGTCTGGATAACTGTCACCATAAGCATCGACTGGACAGGGCTTGGGTAAGTTTTGGTTGTACAAATTATTAGCAATCTCAAAACCAACGATAAGCTCGGGTGTCTTTTTATTTGCCTCCTTGCTTTGTTGTGAAAGTTGTTTGCAAAAATGTGCGCACGATGTGATAAATGTTTGTGCCTTTTCTTTGCGTTTTGCGATAGGGCTGTAGTACTCGTGTGGATTAAGTGAGATCCACAAAGCATCTAGGTTGCCATTTACAATGTAGTTAATGAGACTGTTTTGTTCTTTTTCTTTATTGTCATCCTCAAATATGGGAATCTCCATCCACGCTGTTTTTTTGACGGTATGCAATCGTTTATCTGCAGGTTTGAGCGTATATGCCAACAAGGCGTGAGGTAATGGGGGTTTAGAATTATTTTTATGCCAGGCGTGGAGTGCTTGGGGAGCTTTATTTTTTGCGATGAGCAAATGGCGTAGCTCCCACAGCATTTGATGGATACCTTCGTGTATGCCGTTTTTAATTGTTTCATTCATTGGGCAGAAGTGCATATTTTCGCTGATTCCAGAAAAGTTTATGAGAGTTGAGTTTGCTAGTAATAGATGGTTATTTTGGAGTGGACTATGCCAGTACAGAGCGTATGGTAGTTGTTGTTGCGTTGCATGGGGCAAGCGGGTGGTATGCTGTGGGAGCAGATGAAGTCTTCCTGTTTGATCGGTCATCGGAACATGTTTATCAAATAACGTGCCTGGTCGTGGTGCTTGTAAGGTGGTGTGGTATGGACATGGCCGTGTTTCAAGCGGTCGTGTTAAAAAAATATTTGCGGTGTTAAAAAAATTGATTAGAGAATTTTTAGCGGCAGTGTTGAGGTTAGTTGTCTGAGTAAAGACATCAAAGTATGTAAAAATTGGGGCCAGTGCTCGTACTACATTGCCGTTTGTGGTGCGTAGGCTAGGGAAGAAAAGCATGGTAAGTTTGTTTTGTTGCCTTGCGTGATGGCCCAAAAGAGTAAGTACTTTTTGTGTAACAGGTGAATTATTTTGCATACCATATAAAAACTTGTGATTCATAACAAGCCCGAGACCTTGGTAGCGGCTGAAATGATCGGCATGCATGTCCAAGTCCATGATTTCATCTAGAGCAAAATAATCTACTGTAAAACCTATTGAATTGGCCATATCGATAAATGGCTGATAGATTTTACTTTCTCGTTCGCTGCAGTCGAGGAGAGCGATAGTGTGGGTAATTTGTGTAGATACCTCTTTTTCTGCAAGTAGATTGTTAGGAGTGCACAAAAAAATGTATATCAATAAAAAAATAGATTTTCTCATCTCTCACCCCAAATTAAATATAATTTTCAAATATAAAATATTTTATATTTTCATCATACTGCATCTGGGATTTGTTTCACAACAATTTTTTTTTTAAGCTAAAGAACTGTTGGTTTTGTACGTTATCTCTTTCAAGAAGGGAGTGAGGTAGTGAAAAATATGCTTGGATTTGTCGTATGTAGTCTTATTAGTTTGCATGCTTTACCTGCATGTCAAAAGCAAACCAAACAAGAAAGCATTGAAGAAAAGGTGGTGCAAAACGCTCACCTTGCGGGAAGTTGGTATAGTGCAGATAAAAAAATACTTAATGATGAGCTAGACCAGTACTTTACTCAAGCGCAGCAAGATTTTGCTGTCGCAGTGAGCTCTGAAAATGTTAAAGCGCTGGTTGTTCCTCATGCTGGTTATTTTTACTCAGGGTTATGTGCTGCGACGGTTTACCAGACACTGTTAGAAAAGGGTAATGGTCATATTGAAAGTCGTAAAAACAAAAATATTAAACGCGTTGTCATTTTGGCGCCAAGTCATAGGGTATTTTTGCATGGTATAACTTTGCCGACATATACGCACTATCAGACAGCTTTGGGTGAGATTGCTGTTGATCAGGAGGCTGTTAAAAAGCTGAGGAAAGACAAGAGTCAACTGTTCCGACCAAAGGTTGATGTGTATGGGCAGGAGCACTCTCTTGAGATGCAGTTGCCTATGCTGCAAAAAACGATCGATGAATTTGAAATAGTTCCACTCATTGTAGGGCACTTGCATGATGCTGATTACGCTCAGGCGCAACAGGCACTGAAAAAAATTATTAACGATCAAACGCTTGTGTGTGTAACTTCTGATTTTGTGCATCATGGCAAGTCATACGATTATGATCTTTTTTCAGAACACATTTTGGATAATGTTAGAATTATTGATTCAGCCTTAATTCAGGCAATTCAGGCACAGTCATTTGCCCATTTTCATGAACTTGTTTTCCAAACGCATGCTACGGTATGTGGACGAGAGCCGCTGAAGGTCTTATTGGCCTTACTTGAGACCAAGGACTTAGGCGAAGTTGATGCCCATTTAACTTCCTACTATACCTCGGCACATGTTAAGCGTGAGCGTGATCAAGGGCTTGAGAGCGAAATGATTTTTGAACAAGTACCTGATCTGCATGCCGATAATAGTGTAAGTTATGCAGGGATTGTTTTTGCAGAAAAAGAAGCTGATCGTTCGCCTGCTCAGGAGTCGTTAGCGGCAATTTTAACTGACTATGAGAAAAAAACGCTTGCAAAGCTTGCTCGTAAGACTTTGGAAAATGAGTTTGTAGACAAAAAAAGAGCAGTTCGTGATCAGCTACTTGCGCCGATCAAGAGTAAGGGGTTGACGCAGGTGGCAGGAGCGTTTGTGACTTTGAATAAAAAAGATGGTAGTCTGAGAGGGTGTATCGGTAATATTGTTGGACGAATGCCTCTCTATCAAACCGTTATTGAAATGACAAGAGCTGCGGCTTTTAATGATACTCGTTTTGAGCGAGTTCAGGAAAGTGAGCTGAGTAGTATTAAGCTTGATGTTACGGTGCTTTCTGTTCCGAAAAGAGTTGAAAGCTATCAAGATATTGTCATAGGTAAGCACGGGGTATATCTCAAGCGTCTTGATGAGCAGGGTAATGTAATCACTTCATCGGTATTTTTGCCTCAAGTCCCTGTGAATTTCGGCTGGGATCGTAAGTCGACGCTTGAGCATCTTGCTCAAAAGGCTGGCCTAGAGAAGGACGGTTGGCAACAAGATTGCATATTTGAGGTGTTTGAAGGTTTTGAAATTTGGGAATGATTAAATCATTATGAAACAACGACATATCATCATCGGAGTAAGTGCAGCAGGCCTTGGTGCTGCAGTTAAGTTACGTGCTCTAGATAAAGATGTAGAAATTATTTGTTTGAGTGCCGAGCAAGAAATGCCTTATAATCGTTGCTTACTCGCTGATTATTTAGCGGGTAGCAAAGATCAAGAGGCCGTACGTACGAAAAAAGAAGATTTTTTTCAGCAAAATAAGATAGAGCTTATGCTTGATGCGCGGGTTGCTCGACTTGATAGAAAAAATAAACAAGTCATTTTGCACGATGGTCGTGAGCTTACGTATGATAAGTTGCTCATTGGGTCTGGTCGTAGTATTCGATTGCCGGAACTTGAGGGAATCGACGGGTTGGGTGTGCATCCTTTTTATAACCTGCATGATGTTACTAAGATTTTGAGTTTTGTCAGGGCCCGTGATGCTAAACACGTCACAGTTGTTGGAGCTGGACTTTCTGGTCTAGAGTGTGCAGACGCGCTTAAAGACCATGGCGTTAGTATTCATATCATTGAGCGAGAGTCTAAGTTATTGTCTCGTCAAATTGATCAAGGAGGCTCAGACTTTCTAATTGAACTGGCAAAAAAGCATGAGGTCAATCTTACGCTTAATACATCAGTTGAAAAAATTGATATCAACGAAGATCAGTTTGTTAAGGGTGTTTGCCTAACTTCTGGCAGTTACTTGAAAACAGATATGGTTGTTTTTGCCATTGGGGGGCGACCCAACAGTGACTTTGCCAAGCAGGCAGGTATTACAACACATTTTGGTGGCATTGTAACCAGCAAAACCATGCAAACAAATGATGAGGATGTTTACGCAGCAGGGGATGTGTGCGTGGTTACGGATTTATTGACCAAAGAATCTGTACAAACGTGCCTGTGGCCAGACTCTGTTATGCAAGGCATGGCGGCTGCTTATGGCATGGTGGGACAAAAAAAGATCTATCCCGGCACGTTAGTCGTGACCAGTTCTCATATTTTTGGGACAACGTTTGTTACAGCTGGGCCTGTAGCAGATCAAGGTCATAACTTTAAAGAGCTTATTCAAAAAAATTTTAATTTTTACCATAAATACCTTGTCGACGACAATAATTCTCTTAAAGGTTTTGTTATGATTGGTAACGTGAGCAATGTGGGTGCTCTTCGTAAGAAATTACTTGATGGTTCAGGTTTTGATCTAAGCCAACTGGGTACTTAGCGCATCATGGCTTTATGGTCAAGGTAACTTTGTAGAATGAAAGCTGCAGCTCGGGCGTGATTTAGTAGTTTGTCTTCTTTGCTTGATTTTGCCAGTTCGCTTGCTCGCTTGCTGCTAAGTCGCTCGTCCCACAAGATCCACTTTACGAGGCGCTTGTTTACCTGACTAAATTTTTGTTCGAGTTTGTTTGCTAGTTCGACTACTTTGGCGGTTTGCTCGCTGTCCTTGCCTTTCATCGTAATTGGCTTGCCAACGATAACAGTGCCAATAAGCTCTTCTTTAATGGTGTTTTCAACAAAAGCCTCGAGTTCTTCTAGCTTAACAGTCTTGTATGGCTTACAAGTGATGCCGAGTGGGTCTGATATGGCACTGCCAATCCATACATCACCAAGGTCTAGTCCAAGTATTTTCATTGATTGGGTTCCTTTGTTTTTATGTGTGTTTTTGCTACATTAAAGCAAGTTTTTTCGATTTAATGGTCAGATGCATAAATGTGAAAGGTTTTTGCGTGCATAGAATAAAGAAAGACGCATTATTTGTGGTAGATGGTTCATACCTGTTGTACCGTTCATTTTATGCAATAAAACCATTATACACATCAAAGGGACTTCCGACTAATGCAATATATGGATTTGCTCGTGCTATAAAAAAGATGCTTGATCGTTTTCAACCACAAAACATTGTTGTTGCCTGGGATGCAAAAGGTAAATTGCAACGTTCAGAGGTTTATGCGGAATATAAACAGACTCGTCAGAAGCCGCCAAGTGATTTGTTTGAGCAGAAGGATTATATTATTCAAATGCTTGACCTGATTGGAATGTGTCAAATTGCTGAACCGGGTTATGAGGCCGATGATATTATTGCAACACTTGTTAAGGAATATAAAGATACTCAGGTTGTTCTTGCTTGTCCCGATAAAGATGTTTATCAGCTCCTTTTTCAAAATGTGTTGATATGGGATGTATTCAAAGACCGCATCATTAACGCGGACGATTTTAAGCAAGAAAAATCTTTTGGATTTGAAAAAGTGCCATTTTACTATGCACTGGTAGGCGATAGTTCCGATAATATACCAGGTGTACGGGGTATTGGTCCGAAGGCCGCTACTGAAATAGTTCAGCAGTTTGATAGTCTTGATGATTTGTATAAAAACCTAGATAAGATTGATAAACCGCGCAGGCGGCAGTTGCTTGAGGAAAATAAAGATAATGCTTACCTAAGCCATGAGCTTTTCACGTTGGTGTCCGTTCCCATAAAAGTAAAAAAGAGTGACTTTACTTTTGACAGGAATGCCTGGGCGAAAGCGCGTGATTTTTTTGTGGAATTTGAGTTTGCCTCATTGGTCAGAGATGTGGACAGAGAGTTTGGGGCACCGACACAGAGTTTGCAGCAAGCAGGTCAGGAACAACAAACGCTTTTTGACCAATCTCACGATCAATTAAAAGCAAAAAAATGGAAATGTATTATTGTCCAGACAATGGAGGGGTTAGATGAGTTATGTGCAACGTTAAAAGAAAGTCCGTGGTGTGCAGTTGACACCGAAACAAATGGGCCGGACGCTTTGCAAGATGATTTGGTTGGTTTTTGTTTTGCAGTGAATAAAAAAGAAGCTTACTATGTTCCAGTTGCTCACAAGCAGGGGCAACAACTTGACTTGAAGGTAGTCACTAATCGACTCAAGCCTATCTTGGAAAGCAAATCATCCAAGTTGGTTATGCAAAATGCTAAATTTGATCACTTGGTCTTAGCCCGGCATGGTTTTTCTTTGCGCCCTGTGGCGTTCGACACTATTCTTGCGGCAAATCTGGTGAGAAATGCCTGGCAGAAAGTGGGACTTAAAGATTTATCAGCCTTCTTCCTTAAAGAGCCGATGCAGAAGTACAAAGATGTTGTTGGTAAGGCTAAGTCGATAGCCGATATTAGTATTGAACATGCTGCGTTATACGGTGCCCATGATGCGCTGCAAACATTTAAATTGAAATCGGTTTTAGAAAAAGAGCTTGGAAAAGATTCTAAGCTTAAGTCAATTTTTACTACCATTGAAATGCCCCTTTACATGGTTCTGACAAAAATGGAGCAGCATGGGATTATGCTTGACACTCAAAAGCTGGCAGTAGTGAGCAAAGAAGTTGATGCAGAGCTTGAAAAAATTGAAAGCAAGATTTTTGCGGCACTTGAAGAGCATGACAAAAAGCCAATAGCAGTT
It encodes:
- the amrB gene encoding AmmeMemoRadiSam system protein B, which codes for MKNMLGFVVCSLISLHALPACQKQTKQESIEEKVVQNAHLAGSWYSADKKILNDELDQYFTQAQQDFAVAVSSENVKALVVPHAGYFYSGLCAATVYQTLLEKGNGHIESRKNKNIKRVVILAPSHRVFLHGITLPTYTHYQTALGEIAVDQEAVKKLRKDKSQLFRPKVDVYGQEHSLEMQLPMLQKTIDEFEIVPLIVGHLHDADYAQAQQALKKIINDQTLVCVTSDFVHHGKSYDYDLFSEHILDNVRIIDSALIQAIQAQSFAHFHELVFQTHATVCGREPLKVLLALLETKDLGEVDAHLTSYYTSAHVKRERDQGLESEMIFEQVPDLHADNSVSYAGIVFAEKEADRSPAQESLAAILTDYEKKTLAKLARKTLENEFVDKKRAVRDQLLAPIKSKGLTQVAGAFVTLNKKDGSLRGCIGNIVGRMPLYQTVIEMTRAAAFNDTRFERVQESELSSIKLDVTVLSVPKRVESYQDIVIGKHGVYLKRLDEQGNVITSSVFLPQVPVNFGWDRKSTLEHLAQKAGLEKDGWQQDCIFEVFEGFEIWE
- a CDS encoding NAD(P)/FAD-dependent oxidoreductase, which encodes MKQRHIIIGVSAAGLGAAVKLRALDKDVEIICLSAEQEMPYNRCLLADYLAGSKDQEAVRTKKEDFFQQNKIELMLDARVARLDRKNKQVILHDGRELTYDKLLIGSGRSIRLPELEGIDGLGVHPFYNLHDVTKILSFVRARDAKHVTVVGAGLSGLECADALKDHGVSIHIIERESKLLSRQIDQGGSDFLIELAKKHEVNLTLNTSVEKIDINEDQFVKGVCLTSGSYLKTDMVVFAIGGRPNSDFAKQAGITTHFGGIVTSKTMQTNDEDVYAAGDVCVVTDLLTKESVQTCLWPDSVMQGMAAAYGMVGQKKIYPGTLVVTSSHIFGTTFVTAGPVADQGHNFKELIQKNFNFYHKYLVDDNNSLKGFVMIGNVSNVGALRKKLLDGSGFDLSQLGT
- the ruvX gene encoding Holliday junction resolvase RuvX, translated to MKILGLDLGDVWIGSAISDPLGITCKPYKTVKLEELEAFVENTIKEELIGTVIVGKPITMKGKDSEQTAKVVELANKLEQKFSQVNKRLVKWILWDERLSSKRASELAKSSKEDKLLNHARAAAFILQSYLDHKAMMR
- the polA gene encoding DNA polymerase I; the encoded protein is MHRIKKDALFVVDGSYLLYRSFYAIKPLYTSKGLPTNAIYGFARAIKKMLDRFQPQNIVVAWDAKGKLQRSEVYAEYKQTRQKPPSDLFEQKDYIIQMLDLIGMCQIAEPGYEADDIIATLVKEYKDTQVVLACPDKDVYQLLFQNVLIWDVFKDRIINADDFKQEKSFGFEKVPFYYALVGDSSDNIPGVRGIGPKAATEIVQQFDSLDDLYKNLDKIDKPRRRQLLEENKDNAYLSHELFTLVSVPIKVKKSDFTFDRNAWAKARDFFVEFEFASLVRDVDREFGAPTQSLQQAGQEQQTLFDQSHDQLKAKKWKCIIVQTMEGLDELCATLKESPWCAVDTETNGPDALQDDLVGFCFAVNKKEAYYVPVAHKQGQQLDLKVVTNRLKPILESKSSKLVMQNAKFDHLVLARHGFSLRPVAFDTILAANLVRNAWQKVGLKDLSAFFLKEPMQKYKDVVGKAKSIADISIEHAALYGAHDALQTFKLKSVLEKELGKDSKLKSIFTTIEMPLYMVLTKMEQHGIMLDTQKLAVVSKEVDAELEKIESKIFAALEEHDKKPIAVNLKSPKQLEHLLFNVLGLPIVKKSSKGSRSTDQEVLQVLAKQHPIPGMILTHRALTKLKNTYLGPLPSFINPQTGRIHTSYSQTQVATGRLSSNNPNLQNIPASEGYGIKVRSAFVPPEGCVFLSADYSQIELRVLAHLSKDPLLIETFKEDQDIHRAIAAQLFDVSVDKVTHEQRQIGKRINFSIMYGMTPYGLSKDLGISMSEAKDCIDRYFEQYAKVGEWMERVVDKAKELGYTQTWKGRRRYIPELAEQNKTLFEAGKRVAINTPVQGTQAEIIKCAMIEIDRVFEQHKLASKMILQIHDELVFEVKNNEYEQVEKVVRQVMEGIVDWEVALKVTIRKGKSWGDVTK